One Drosophila willistoni isolate 14030-0811.24 chromosome 2R unlocalized genomic scaffold, UCI_dwil_1.1 Seg167, whole genome shotgun sequence DNA segment encodes these proteins:
- the LOC111518610 gene encoding uncharacterized protein LOC111518610: MENQPQINILTDLKDILSDLSNIFQSEPKGLATKRLANDLVNGVLSNLVTVTEEDEITSPILLKKIIKALVDTGIKSESLTTEQRQLVSKVFECIRFEMGKCSGAEAASLLDQLWTNQFQFIAQMLVQFFDVYNSYLGTEQCQLLLLVIKQQIQSKEQEQRKMGYHLMKELDKIFNSNQVVSNELKCTPCMWSTYIHILEHLENQTFDFDLCNWLIVFKDADNFSAWLHILFIKLLQSDDTFVGYITITFIANELKFSQLTDWNVIDEFLVATNRTELYNIDDNFRKDPFFTNFVSKSENMDTFMEIFVSVSWDWNFIPLFEWLSSVLTEKSHLVGKDVMLKIISHVEKSKISLNMRHHLEILLQTFWDPFTLEDVLVCIQEMYKNRKLYYLPYCKLKQKVLNCEKFQLLLSSFNKSFDVVFKTWTPESFVIAVLDKIKDVDKTKLGWIRFYIMSKYNYNEKIRDFYSSVYDVDSSLILKGKDLDALKQHLFDKLMCQTSEEKSLVTAMAIDLYVENQLDEWSLIEEMELKPLELLNLGGHQTLKHMTELLSKSLHQLKDDRILSTILDMLQKYPCYDTCKAIGQYAVKHMTIEEQCKISAKLLDQNEDNIGILESGIKLSSSTVIQGILYYGPLTGDEWTEMTYTKAFTRDSSLPVLYVNYLQKQSNDFRYKVVHELLRINMTLSESNPQYGVNSMEHRLKFRIASALMFLQNTKYQCITQIRNALQTEYEQFNIRCFYEMVMARTLPTMDAIHSELKLMYTYSINMQISILSVAHIALLAKQWHLRQFEKIQRIFEVFLSLTMENDFEIRQFAKFIIHNLIEKCDKDRFNLPIAKTLRTCIKENTAGKLVDAKIRARLLLPKLYRILSQEYKTFSYYDYTFNMSNIKMFYDMHHSDVILGVREAFKAVSNEALKAITPTN, encoded by the exons ATGGAAAATCAACctcaaattaatattttaaccGATCTGAAGGATATCCTTTCGGATCTGTCCAATATTTTTCAAAGTGAACCCAAAGGGCTGGCCACAAAACGATTGGCCAATGATCTTGTTAATGGTGTTCTATCAAATCTAGTTACTGTTACTGAGGAAGATGAAATTACTTCTCCAATATTATTGAAGAAAATAATCAAAGCTCTGGTTGACACGGGCATCAAGTCTGAGTCCCTCACGACGGAGCAGCGTCAGTTGGTGTCTAAAGTATTCGAGTGTATACGTTTTGAAATGGGAAAGTGTTCCGGCGCCGAGGCTGCCTCATTGCTAGACCAGTTATGGACCAATCAATTCCAATTTATTGCCCAGATGTTAGTTCAATTTTTTGATGTCTACAACAGTTATCTGGGAACCGAACAATGTCAATTATTGCTACTAGTCATCAAGCAGCAAATCCAATCGAAGGAGCAAGAGCAACGTAAAATGGGTTACCATTTAATGAAGGAACTGGATAAGATCTTCAATTCTAATCAAGTCGTTTCAAATGAATTGAAATGCACTCCATGCATGTGGtcaacatatatacacatattgGAGCATCTGGAAAATCAGACATTTGACTTCGATTTATGTAACTGGTTGATCGTTTTCAAGGATGCTGACAATTTTTCTGCATGGCTGCATATATTATTTATCAAACTCTTGCAATCGGATGATACATTCGTTGGATATATAACAATCACATTTATTGcaaatgaattgaaattttccCAACTGACCGATTGGAATGTAATCGATGAGTTTTTAGTGGCAACTAATAGAACCGAATTGTATAATATCGATGATAATTTCCGTAAAGATCCTTTCTTTACGAATTTTGTATCGAAAAGTGAAAATATGGATACATTTATGGAAATCTTTGTCAGTGTTTCATGGGACTGGAATTTCATTCCATTATTCGAATGGCTTTCAAGTGTGTTGACTGAAAAATCGCATCTTGTTGGAAAGGATGTGATGCTTAAAATCATTTCTCATGtggaaaaatcaaaaatctcCCTTAATATGCGACATCATCTTGAAATTTTGCTTCAAACTTTCTGG GACCCATTTACACTAGAAGATGTTTTAGTCTGTATTCAAGAGATGTACAAAAACCgaaaactttattatttgcCCTACTGTAAATTGAAACAGAAAGTCCTGAATTGTGAGAAGTTTCAATTGCTGCTTTCCTCTTTTAATAAGTCATTTGACGTAGTATTCAAAACATGGACACCGGAATCGTTTGTTATTGCGGTACTGGATAAAATAAAAGATGTGGATAAAACTAAACTCGGATGGATACGCTTCTACATTATGTCGAAATATAATTACAATGAAAAGATTCGTGATTTTTACTCCTCGGTGTATGATGTGGACAGTTCATTAATACTGAAGGGTAAAGATCTTGATGCACTGAAGCAACATCTGTTCGATAAACTAATGTGCCAGACCAGCGAAGAGAAATCTCTTGTCACTGCCATGGCCATAGACCTATATGTGGAGAATCAGTTGGACGAATGGAGTCTAATTGAAGAGATGGAGCTTAAGCCTTTGGAATTATTAAATCTGGGTGGTCATCAAACACTAAAACACATGACAGAACTTTTGTCAAAGTCTTTGCATCAATTAAAGGACGATCGCATTCTATCTACCATTCTGGATATGCTGCAAAAGTATCCATGTTATGACAC ATGTAAAGCTATTGGGCAATATGCTGTAAAACACATGACTATCGAAGAGCAATGTAAAATATCTGCAAAGTTACTTGACCAAAATGAAGATAATATTGGAATATTAGAGAGTGGAATAAAATTGTCTTCATCTACTGTCATCCAAGGAATACTCTATTATGGACCTCTGACTGGAGATGAATG GACTGAGATGACGTATACGAAAGCTTTTACACGTGACAGTTCGTTGCCTGTTTTGTATGTAAATTATCTTCAGAAACAGTCAAATGACTTTCGTTACAAAGTCGTTCATGAATTGTTACGCATCAACATGACGTTGTCTGAAAGTAATCCTCAGTATGGAGTCAATTCCATGGAGCACAGACTTAAATTTCGTATTGCCTCGGCTCTGATGTTTCTACAGAATACGAAATATCAATGCATTACTCAAATAAGAAATGCCCTACAAACAGAATATGAACAATTCAATATCAGATGCTTTTATGAAATGGTTATGGCTAGAACTCTACCCACCATGGACGCTATCCATTCCGAATTGAAGTTGATGTACACGTATAGCATAAATATGCAAATCTCGATACTATCTGTCGCTCATATAGCTCTTCTTGCTAAGCAATGGCATCTACGGCAATTTGAAAAAATCCAAAGAATATTTGAGGTGTTTCTTTCATTAACCATGgaaaatgattttgaaatccGACAATTTGCCAAGTTCATTATACACAATTTGATTGAGAAATGTGACAAAGACAG ATTTAATTTGCCCATAGCTAAAACATTGAGGACATGCATTAAAGAAAATACGGCTGGCAAATTAGTTGATGCAAAAATTAGAGCTCGTCTCTTACTGCCTAAATTATATAGAATTCTTAGTCAGGAAtacaaaacattttcatattACGATTACACTTTCAACATGTCCAATATAAAAATGTTCTATGACATGCATCACTCGGACGTAATACTTGGAGTACGAGAAGCATTTAAAGCAGTTTCAAACGAAGCTCTAAAGGCAATAACTCCAACTAATTGA